The following are encoded in a window of Nakamurella sp. A5-74 genomic DNA:
- a CDS encoding SigE family RNA polymerase sigma factor, producing the protein MAVADTAWNIGPAGGVPLSFTAFDRAARPGLVRYAALLCGSPSTADDLVQEVLVRVHRRWSLISGDPTSYARVAVTREFLSWRRQRWRTVVSWGDAPPEVPSVDTTDEGPDPVLWAAVQQLPRQQRAALVLRYYLDRTDVETAEILGCRPGTVRTHLSRALTALRCQLGADTPDTRTDPFPETEPPR; encoded by the coding sequence ATGGCAGTAGCGGATACCGCGTGGAACATCGGCCCGGCCGGCGGTGTACCCCTGTCGTTCACGGCCTTCGATCGGGCCGCCCGACCGGGCCTGGTGCGATACGCAGCCCTGCTGTGCGGGTCGCCGAGCACTGCGGACGATCTGGTGCAGGAAGTGCTGGTGCGGGTGCACCGACGGTGGTCTCTGATCTCCGGCGATCCGACCAGCTATGCACGGGTTGCGGTGACCAGGGAGTTCCTGTCGTGGCGGCGCCAACGGTGGCGGACGGTGGTGTCCTGGGGCGACGCACCGCCGGAGGTGCCCTCCGTCGACACGACCGACGAGGGCCCTGATCCGGTGCTGTGGGCGGCCGTCCAGCAGCTGCCGCGGCAGCAGCGCGCCGCGCTGGTGCTCCGCTACTACCTCGACCGCACCGATGTCGAGACGGCCGAGATCCTCGGGTGCCGTCCCGGAACCGTCCGCACCCATCTGTCCCGCGCTCTGACCGCGCTGCGCTGCCAACTCGGCGCCGACACCCCCGACACCCGAACAGATCCCTTCCCCGAGACGGAGCCACCACGATGA
- a CDS encoding PQQ-dependent sugar dehydrogenase has product MALTHRITLLGAGTCVAVLLASCSTARTSPASSARTSLSSTAGPTGADSSTSVASDAGSTFAGTPPPTGRRAPVGTPRTVTAGLAAPWSVVFHGDTPLVSERDSARILELAADGAARPIGTIPGVAAAGEGGLLGLAVDEQSRLYAYFTADDGNRIARFDISGEPGSLTLGPPETILDQIPSASYHDGGRLAFGPDQMLYATVGDAGQSDRAQDLDSLSGKILRMTPDGEVPQGNPYPGSLVYSYGHRNPQGLTWTDDGTMFATEFGQNTWDELNIITPGSNYGWPTVEGIAGTDGFTDPVQQWAPQDASPSGMTSIGGTLFIANLRGAVLRAVPAADPTTSTDYFSGEFGRIRDVTVAPDGRLWFVTNNTDGRGTPRPGDDQILSVDVE; this is encoded by the coding sequence ATGGCTCTCACCCACCGAATCACCCTGCTGGGTGCCGGCACTTGCGTCGCGGTGCTGCTGGCGTCCTGCAGCACCGCCCGGACGTCGCCGGCGTCGTCCGCCCGGACCTCGCTGTCGTCGACCGCCGGGCCGACGGGGGCTGACTCGTCGACCTCGGTCGCGTCCGACGCGGGATCGACGTTCGCCGGTACCCCGCCACCGACCGGTCGCCGCGCGCCCGTCGGCACACCCCGAACGGTGACTGCCGGGCTGGCCGCTCCCTGGTCGGTCGTCTTCCACGGCGACACACCACTGGTCAGCGAACGGGACAGCGCGCGGATCCTCGAACTGGCTGCAGACGGCGCTGCCCGACCCATCGGCACCATCCCGGGAGTCGCGGCGGCGGGCGAAGGTGGCCTGCTGGGGCTGGCTGTCGATGAGCAGAGCCGGCTGTACGCCTACTTCACCGCGGACGACGGCAACCGGATCGCGCGCTTCGACATCTCGGGCGAGCCGGGCTCGCTCACACTCGGGCCGCCCGAGACGATCCTCGACCAGATCCCCAGCGCGAGCTACCACGACGGCGGGCGACTGGCCTTCGGCCCGGACCAGATGCTCTACGCCACCGTCGGCGACGCCGGCCAGAGTGATCGCGCCCAGGACCTGGACTCGCTGAGCGGCAAGATCCTCCGCATGACCCCCGATGGCGAAGTCCCGCAGGGCAATCCGTATCCGGGGTCCCTGGTCTACAGCTACGGGCACCGGAATCCCCAGGGCCTCACCTGGACGGACGACGGAACCATGTTCGCCACGGAGTTCGGGCAGAACACCTGGGACGAGCTCAACATCATCACCCCGGGGAGCAACTACGGCTGGCCGACCGTCGAAGGGATCGCCGGAACCGACGGCTTCACCGATCCGGTTCAGCAATGGGCTCCCCAGGACGCCAGCCCCAGTGGGATGACGAGTATCGGCGGGACCCTGTTCATCGCCAACCTGCGCGGCGCGGTCCTGCGAGCGGTCCCCGCTGCGGACCCGACCACCTCGACCGACTACTTCAGCGGCGAGTTCGGCCGGATCCGAGACGTCACCGTGGCACCGGATGGACGCCTGTGGTTCGTCACCAACAACACGGACGGCCGAGGAACCCCTCGTCCCGGCGACGACCAAATTCTCAGTGTGGACGTGGAATGA
- a CDS encoding DMT family transporter has product MTSKSSATTTAGPPLSTSRAGIAWGLLGVLAFSFTVPLTRNAVQSGQMSPLFVGSARAVVAAAIAAIALAVGRQRRPRGRQWFGVIVVAAGAVLGFPLLTSFALTEAPASHGAVVIALLPAATAVVSVLRTRERPGRAFWAAAGAGAIAAVVFAVIQNGGLGRMHAADGLLFAAVVVCAIAYAEGGVLARSLGSWQTISWALVVAAPVMLVLTCAAVLEQPPSGTSGQWLCFAYLGVVSMFLGFVAWYRGLAIGPLAQVSQVQLGQPVMSICWAALILHERITWATAVGGIAVVCCALIAVRSRNSRRTT; this is encoded by the coding sequence ATGACGAGCAAGAGTAGCGCTACCACAACAGCGGGACCTCCGCTATCAACGTCGCGAGCCGGTATTGCCTGGGGTCTGCTCGGCGTCCTTGCCTTCTCGTTCACTGTTCCGCTGACGCGCAACGCCGTTCAGTCCGGGCAGATGTCGCCGTTGTTCGTGGGCAGTGCTCGCGCAGTGGTTGCCGCTGCGATCGCTGCGATTGCACTCGCCGTGGGCCGACAGCGGCGGCCACGCGGCCGACAGTGGTTCGGCGTCATCGTCGTCGCCGCGGGAGCAGTTCTCGGCTTCCCCTTGCTGACCTCGTTCGCCCTCACCGAAGCTCCCGCCAGCCACGGCGCTGTGGTGATCGCGCTGCTGCCCGCAGCGACGGCGGTCGTCTCGGTCCTGCGAACACGTGAGCGCCCAGGCCGGGCATTCTGGGCCGCCGCGGGCGCGGGCGCCATCGCGGCCGTGGTGTTCGCCGTGATTCAGAACGGCGGCCTCGGACGGATGCACGCCGCAGATGGCCTGCTCTTCGCGGCGGTTGTCGTGTGCGCGATCGCCTATGCGGAAGGGGGTGTGCTGGCGAGGTCTCTGGGCTCGTGGCAGACGATCTCCTGGGCATTGGTGGTCGCGGCGCCGGTGATGCTCGTCCTGACCTGCGCTGCCGTGCTCGAGCAGCCGCCGTCGGGCACCTCAGGTCAGTGGCTCTGCTTCGCCTACCTCGGCGTGGTGAGCATGTTCCTCGGTTTCGTCGCCTGGTACCGAGGTCTGGCGATCGGCCCGCTCGCCCAGGTGAGCCAGGTGCAGCTCGGTCAGCCCGTCATGAGCATCTGCTGGGCAGCGCTGATCCTCCACGAGCGGATCACCTGGGCGACCGCTGTCGGTGGCATCGCTGTCGTCTGCTGTGCTCTCATCGCCGTTCGGTCTCGCAACAGCCGCCGGACCACCTGA
- a CDS encoding MarR family transcriptional regulator has translation MSEGRPRLNTEMVRLGGLIKQAEQALITAKTIALKQFDLTVPQYAALFVLGTTPEASAAQLARACLVTPQTMATVITNLEAKGLVDRSTSPMHRRLRETRLTDTAIPVLEGADRAAVQIEEALAVEFSPEELRSLQELLNRTITALHQLG, from the coding sequence ATGTCGGAAGGACGACCACGGCTGAACACCGAGATGGTCCGACTCGGCGGACTGATCAAGCAAGCCGAGCAAGCACTCATCACCGCCAAGACCATCGCTCTCAAGCAGTTCGACCTCACCGTTCCCCAGTACGCCGCGTTGTTCGTCCTGGGAACCACCCCCGAAGCATCGGCGGCTCAGCTGGCTCGAGCCTGCCTGGTCACGCCGCAGACCATGGCCACGGTGATCACCAACCTCGAGGCCAAAGGTCTGGTGGACCGCAGCACCTCCCCGATGCATCGGCGACTCAGAGAGACCCGATTGACCGACACCGCGATACCGGTGCTGGAGGGCGCCGATCGAGCCGCCGTACAGATCGAGGAAGCCTTGGCAGTCGAGTTCAGCCCCGAGGAACTCCGCTCACTCCAGGAGCTGCTGAACCGCACCATCACCGCCCTGCACCAGCTCGGCTGA
- a CDS encoding VWD domain-containing protein: MGSSPRRLRRPRRLLGACCALVTVLAGCTGNPPPIAVLPTAATASPTSGSTSSIAGTTTTSPAAPVSTATQIALTTTGSGDDPQRTVLRTEEEAPRTRTDEILAALSTGAPTVQLAIDAFDVSIADLPGATQSALPDGDGLPPGQVMELINSARGSLTAAQVAIIDEYTAGEQIAVLDVPGGAPGGPSAPSTAGGSMTPTTAGTSAPTTTTTAGTTAPSTTTASETTPTTSQGLRGMLGWAAAAPSEVKLRALLQQTINDWLAYRPAVVNTYAQVVLEKLTKQPKGKNLRDALMYVDPAFIAAHPTQCRISVTPLALGGAHSDFYYQVIFAHELFHCHQARVNLRSPAWVVEGSADFASYDLYRSRAPAERQYELFDEWWSIPKKPLAKSTYDAWPLYDIYRERTGGDPYPAIDAMLAVGGTDPATILAAGGMDGQVYSLMIQSTSSRAATAPDALWRYTWPGRSTEYGPHDNEIKYPAQGVGLLEIESMPHFSHAASRVPFTGQVVMVELRPSHGDLLTIAQSRTVSLGEGQRTWFCLQPSVCRCPENFEPKFDWTMAQPKLTFAMSFQDASTSVDVDARKWDEKTFCTERPQKPVRSGHSDGDPHLQTFDGLSYDAMQLGEFVTTQDIGGDFTVQERHEPATFGTAVTSLAMSDGEHRVTVTLPTPEADPVIEVDGNVEVATTFTAGGISGANTSTEDAAQEWTFTWPDGSQVAAHIKLGINVSVSPAEARLSRLEGLLGTPDGTFLDDLTSPLGGLDNLDAFQEQWLVTSASSLFDYEPGQSAETFRTAPRPALVPIKQEALDACTASLGENATSVEIRSCAFDVSATGNDDYTQVYQQVVEDRQQEEALQDPDTPLPDPTTPSSTSPGSPGRQGSAALTVDGVVEPPGSYGSDLVEGSVEVVAGTVVVLRASCPADAELDLGADLQIGETHSSLFLCGPNVRLQTYDQQGDDVVPPGEAYALMTESGTLTISLDTASQVQVAASVEVFVDPEPQEIRGPDVPTTGQKITLDGIADTVVVWMSTGAGESVDWTVTGAPKSLCRKIYYVGRDSPDPMLGSVCGQQADFGLTPGTAELPFVFFQRTDGTAEFTLTRVPK, from the coding sequence GTGGGTTCCTCACCCCGGCGGTTGCGCCGTCCCCGGCGTCTGCTCGGTGCGTGTTGTGCCCTGGTGACAGTCCTGGCCGGGTGCACGGGCAACCCACCGCCGATCGCCGTGCTGCCGACCGCAGCGACAGCCTCGCCGACGTCCGGCTCCACCTCGAGCATCGCCGGCACCACGACCACCTCCCCAGCCGCTCCGGTCAGCACTGCGACCCAGATCGCCTTAACCACCACAGGTTCCGGTGACGATCCTCAGCGCACCGTGCTGCGCACCGAGGAGGAGGCGCCGCGGACCCGGACCGACGAGATCCTCGCCGCCCTGTCCACCGGAGCGCCGACCGTGCAGTTGGCGATCGATGCCTTCGACGTCAGCATCGCGGACCTACCGGGCGCGACACAGAGTGCGCTGCCCGACGGTGACGGGCTGCCGCCCGGGCAGGTCATGGAACTGATCAACAGCGCACGAGGCTCGCTCACCGCGGCACAGGTCGCGATCATCGACGAGTACACCGCAGGCGAGCAGATCGCCGTGCTCGACGTGCCGGGCGGAGCACCCGGCGGACCATCGGCGCCGAGCACCGCGGGCGGATCCATGACGCCCACCACGGCGGGTACCTCAGCGCCGACCACCACCACCACGGCGGGCACCACAGCGCCGAGCACCACCACCGCGTCCGAGACAACTCCCACGACGTCCCAGGGGCTGCGCGGCATGCTCGGGTGGGCTGCGGCAGCCCCGAGCGAGGTGAAGCTCAGGGCGCTGCTGCAGCAGACCATCAACGATTGGCTGGCCTACCGACCCGCCGTGGTCAACACCTACGCACAGGTCGTTCTGGAGAAACTGACCAAGCAGCCCAAGGGGAAGAACCTCCGGGACGCGCTGATGTACGTCGATCCCGCCTTCATCGCCGCCCACCCGACGCAGTGCCGGATCAGCGTGACGCCGCTGGCGCTCGGTGGAGCCCACTCGGACTTCTACTACCAGGTGATCTTCGCCCACGAGCTCTTCCACTGCCACCAGGCCAGGGTCAACCTGCGCTCCCCCGCCTGGGTGGTGGAGGGCAGCGCGGACTTCGCTTCCTACGACCTGTACCGCTCACGCGCGCCCGCCGAGCGGCAGTACGAGCTGTTCGACGAATGGTGGTCGATTCCGAAGAAGCCGTTGGCGAAGTCCACCTACGATGCCTGGCCGCTGTACGACATCTACCGGGAGCGGACCGGCGGCGACCCCTATCCGGCGATCGACGCGATGCTTGCCGTGGGCGGAACCGACCCCGCGACGATCCTGGCCGCGGGTGGAATGGACGGCCAGGTCTACTCGCTGATGATCCAGTCGACCTCGTCCCGCGCCGCCACGGCACCGGATGCGTTGTGGCGCTACACCTGGCCCGGTCGCAGCACCGAGTACGGCCCGCACGACAACGAGATCAAGTACCCCGCCCAGGGGGTGGGTCTGCTCGAGATCGAGAGCATGCCGCACTTCAGCCACGCCGCCTCCCGGGTGCCATTCACCGGCCAGGTCGTGATGGTCGAGCTCCGGCCCTCCCACGGCGATCTGTTGACGATCGCGCAATCACGCACGGTGTCCCTGGGGGAGGGACAACGGACGTGGTTCTGCCTGCAGCCCAGCGTGTGTCGCTGTCCGGAGAACTTCGAGCCGAAGTTCGACTGGACCATGGCGCAGCCGAAGTTGACCTTCGCCATGTCGTTCCAGGACGCGTCGACGTCGGTCGACGTCGACGCCCGGAAGTGGGACGAGAAGACCTTCTGCACCGAGCGGCCGCAGAAGCCGGTGCGCTCCGGGCACTCCGACGGCGACCCGCACCTTCAGACGTTCGACGGGCTCAGCTACGACGCGATGCAACTCGGGGAGTTCGTCACGACGCAGGACATCGGCGGCGACTTCACCGTCCAGGAGCGCCACGAACCAGCGACATTCGGTACCGCGGTGACCTCGCTGGCGATGTCCGACGGCGAGCACCGGGTGACGGTGACGCTGCCGACCCCGGAGGCCGACCCGGTCATCGAGGTGGACGGGAACGTCGAGGTCGCAACAACTTTCACCGCCGGTGGGATCTCCGGCGCGAACACCTCCACCGAGGACGCTGCTCAGGAGTGGACGTTCACCTGGCCGGACGGCTCGCAGGTCGCCGCGCACATCAAGCTGGGGATCAACGTCAGCGTCTCGCCGGCCGAGGCGCGACTGTCGCGGCTGGAGGGACTGCTCGGAACCCCCGACGGGACCTTCCTCGACGACCTGACCAGTCCGCTGGGCGGACTCGACAACCTGGACGCCTTCCAGGAGCAGTGGTTGGTGACGAGTGCGTCGTCGCTGTTCGACTACGAACCAGGGCAGAGTGCTGAGACGTTCCGCACCGCGCCGCGACCCGCCCTGGTGCCGATCAAGCAGGAGGCGCTCGACGCCTGCACCGCATCGTTGGGTGAGAACGCCACCTCCGTCGAGATCCGTTCCTGTGCCTTCGATGTCAGCGCTACCGGCAACGACGACTACACGCAGGTGTACCAGCAGGTCGTCGAAGATCGCCAGCAGGAAGAGGCGCTGCAGGACCCCGACACCCCGCTGCCCGATCCGACGACACCGTCGTCGACCAGCCCCGGTTCTCCCGGCCGACAGGGCTCGGCAGCGCTCACGGTGGATGGCGTGGTCGAACCACCCGGCAGCTACGGCAGTGATCTCGTCGAGGGCAGCGTGGAAGTGGTCGCCGGCACTGTCGTCGTCCTCCGCGCGTCCTGCCCGGCGGACGCCGAACTCGATCTCGGTGCCGATCTGCAGATCGGTGAGACCCACTCGAGCCTGTTCCTCTGCGGTCCCAACGTCCGGCTGCAGACCTACGACCAGCAGGGAGACGACGTGGTACCGCCCGGCGAGGCCTACGCACTGATGACGGAGAGCGGCACCCTGACCATCTCGTTGGACACCGCATCGCAGGTCCAGGTCGCGGCCTCGGTGGAGGTGTTCGTGGACCCTGAACCACAGGAGATCCGTGGCCCGGACGTGCCCACGACGGGTCAGAAGATCACCCTGGACGGTATCGCCGACACGGTGGTGGTGTGGATGTCGACGGGCGCCGGTGAATCCGTCGACTGGACCGTCACCGGGGCCCCGAAGTCGTTGTGCCGCAAGATCTACTACGTCGGCCGCGACAGCCCGGACCCGATGCTCGGTTCGGTGTGTGGCCAGCAGGCCGACTTCGGCCTCACCCCGGGCACCGCCGAGCTGCCGTTCGTCTTCTTCCAACGCACCGACGGTACCGCCGAATTCACCCTGACCAGGGTCCCGAAATGA
- a CDS encoding PLP-dependent aminotransferase family protein, translating to MDDDSSAGIVRELRAWIAGTTPGSRLPSTRELAAAHGAGPVTVQKALRTLVAQGLVETRPGVGTFVRSIRSVHTADYTWQTAALGQARGPRPPTSSALRSVSSDVLALHSGYPDRELLPERLVRAALARAARSDVTFERAPSAGLPQLRSWFAAELAAQASPQVAAPTARDVLILPGSQIGLGSVFRSIAGPAGVLLIESPTYWGAIRAAAQVGTSLVPITTGPDGPDLVALDRAFSETGARGFYAQPTFANPTGVHWSTSHARAVLDIVRDHGAFLIEDDWAHDFGITADAVPVAAHDDGGHVVYLRSLTKSVSPAIRVAAVVARGPLLERLHAEVQAQSMYVSGVLQAAALDVVTQPAWRAHLRGLRQQLRARRDLLLDALATHVPAAEVNLIPAGGLNLWARLPDGTDLPRLARDAEQRGVIIATGDEWFPSEPTGRHLRLNFAGPDPSAFAAAAAALGDALAAQG from the coding sequence ATGGATGACGATAGCAGTGCGGGCATTGTCCGCGAGCTGCGGGCGTGGATTGCGGGGACCACTCCCGGGTCTCGGCTGCCGTCGACGCGGGAGCTCGCCGCTGCCCACGGGGCAGGCCCGGTCACGGTGCAGAAGGCGCTTCGGACGCTGGTGGCACAGGGTCTTGTCGAGACCCGCCCCGGCGTCGGTACCTTCGTGCGCTCGATCCGCAGTGTTCACACCGCCGACTACACCTGGCAGACCGCGGCCCTCGGACAAGCACGGGGACCCAGGCCCCCGACCTCGTCGGCACTGCGCAGCGTGTCGAGCGATGTCCTGGCCCTGCACTCGGGATACCCGGACCGCGAGCTCCTCCCGGAGCGACTCGTGCGCGCGGCACTCGCCCGGGCCGCGCGCAGCGACGTGACCTTCGAACGTGCACCGTCGGCCGGGCTGCCGCAGTTGCGATCGTGGTTCGCGGCCGAACTCGCAGCGCAGGCCTCGCCACAGGTCGCTGCCCCGACGGCGCGCGATGTGCTCATTCTTCCGGGCAGCCAGATCGGTCTGGGATCCGTGTTCCGCAGCATCGCCGGCCCGGCAGGGGTGCTGCTGATCGAATCTCCGACCTACTGGGGTGCCATCCGGGCGGCCGCGCAGGTCGGCACCTCCCTCGTTCCCATTACGACCGGTCCCGACGGGCCGGATCTCGTCGCTCTCGATCGGGCGTTCAGCGAAACCGGTGCGCGAGGGTTCTATGCGCAGCCGACGTTCGCCAACCCCACCGGCGTGCACTGGAGCACCAGCCACGCGCGGGCAGTGCTCGACATCGTCCGCGACCACGGGGCGTTCCTGATCGAGGACGACTGGGCTCATGATTTCGGGATCACCGCCGACGCGGTTCCGGTCGCCGCCCACGACGACGGGGGACATGTGGTGTACCTGCGCTCGCTGACCAAGAGCGTCTCGCCGGCGATCCGGGTGGCCGCGGTCGTGGCCCGCGGTCCCCTCCTCGAGCGACTCCACGCCGAGGTCCAGGCCCAGTCGATGTACGTCAGCGGTGTGCTCCAAGCAGCCGCACTGGATGTGGTGACCCAGCCTGCGTGGCGAGCTCATCTTCGCGGTCTTCGTCAGCAACTCCGTGCCCGACGCGACCTGCTCCTCGATGCCCTGGCGACGCATGTTCCCGCAGCAGAGGTGAATCTGATTCCCGCCGGCGGCCTCAACCTCTGGGCGCGACTTCCCGACGGGACGGACCTTCCGCGTCTGGCACGTGATGCGGAGCAGCGTGGCGTCATCATCGCCACCGGGGACGAGTGGTTTCCCTCAGAACCCACCGGACGCCACCTGCGACTGAACTTCGCGGGCCCCGATCCGAGCGCGTTCGCAGCAGCCGCCGCCGCCCTCGGTGACGCACTGGCCGCGCAGGGCTGA
- a CDS encoding SDR family NAD(P)-dependent oxidoreductase, which produces MPRVAVVTGATRGIGAATASALGHNGFTVVVTGRSQQSVDAAAHRLGNEGVQARGVVLEVTSPDNAASAAQQIGDEFGHVDVLVNNAGVLPEATSEGAELADPTAVAATFATNVLGPFNVVEAFLPLLRRSEAGRIVNVSSRVGSLTEQADPSSAYYSMIVPAYQASKAALNSFTISLSKALADTPIIITSVCPGFVQTDLTPINRDQAPTTADHAAQVVLTAATLPAGAASGTFVDADGPIHW; this is translated from the coding sequence GTGCCAAGAGTTGCCGTAGTAACCGGAGCCACCCGCGGGATCGGCGCTGCCACCGCTTCCGCGTTGGGACACAACGGATTCACCGTCGTGGTGACGGGAAGGTCCCAACAGAGTGTCGACGCCGCCGCGCACCGGCTCGGCAACGAGGGCGTCCAGGCCAGGGGCGTCGTGCTCGAGGTCACGTCACCGGACAACGCTGCGAGCGCAGCACAGCAGATCGGCGACGAGTTCGGTCACGTCGATGTCCTGGTCAACAACGCCGGAGTGTTGCCCGAGGCGACATCCGAGGGAGCCGAGTTGGCCGATCCCACCGCGGTGGCCGCCACCTTCGCCACGAACGTGCTGGGGCCGTTCAACGTCGTGGAGGCGTTCCTGCCCCTGCTGCGCAGGAGCGAGGCGGGGCGCATCGTGAACGTCTCCAGCCGAGTGGGCTCGCTCACCGAACAGGCCGATCCGTCCTCGGCCTACTACTCGATGATCGTGCCGGCCTACCAAGCGTCCAAAGCTGCGCTGAACAGCTTCACCATCAGCCTGTCCAAGGCGCTCGCCGACACCCCGATCATCATCACCTCGGTCTGTCCCGGCTTCGTGCAGACCGACCTCACCCCGATCAACCGGGACCAGGCGCCCACCACCGCGGACCACGCCGCCCAGGTCGTGCTCACCGCCGCGACCCTGCCCGCAGGAGCCGCGTCCGGCACGTTCGTCGACGCCGACGGCCCCATTCACTGGTAG
- a CDS encoding GNAT family N-acetyltransferase has translation MLFLRPAVPADAARLAELHIQAWHETYTGLVSPDVIAGFDVDERRAMWTRALGQPTTQVDGVTVGTVVAEEDGQLVGFASVGPSRGEDAVRALELWSIYVLAQTYGTGVGPALLDAALGDAPAQVWLAADNARATAFYAKHGFVEDGVRSLYEVWNLPEKRMVR, from the coding sequence ATGCTGTTCCTCAGACCAGCCGTCCCCGCCGATGCCGCACGACTCGCGGAGCTCCACATCCAGGCGTGGCACGAGACGTACACCGGACTCGTCTCTCCCGACGTGATCGCCGGCTTCGACGTGGACGAGCGCCGCGCCATGTGGACCCGCGCACTGGGGCAGCCGACGACACAGGTGGACGGCGTCACCGTCGGCACCGTGGTCGCCGAGGAGGACGGGCAGCTGGTCGGATTCGCGTCCGTGGGACCGTCGCGCGGCGAAGATGCTGTGCGAGCTCTCGAGCTGTGGTCGATCTACGTGCTGGCGCAGACCTACGGCACCGGCGTCGGACCCGCACTGCTGGACGCGGCGCTGGGTGACGCGCCCGCCCAGGTGTGGCTGGCGGCGGACAACGCCAGGGCGACTGCGTTCTACGCCAAGCACGGTTTCGTCGAGGACGGCGTGCGCAGCCTCTATGAGGTCTGGAACCTGCCGGAGAAGCGGATGGTGCGCTGA
- a CDS encoding VOC family protein has product MHIKSSTISLTVADVRTSVRFFVDHLGYAEQLAADGFASLSHDGGGVDLVFLQRGIDILPEHLRDQQASGVILAFVVEDLDGELARLQREGVVITLPLREEEWGERLFMVEDPNGIAVELVQWNTDSGPEA; this is encoded by the coding sequence ATGCACATCAAGTCCAGCACCATCTCGCTGACGGTCGCGGATGTCCGCACGTCGGTCCGCTTCTTCGTCGACCATCTGGGCTACGCGGAACAGCTGGCAGCGGACGGCTTCGCCTCACTCAGCCACGACGGTGGCGGCGTGGACCTGGTGTTCCTGCAGCGCGGCATCGACATCCTCCCGGAGCACCTGCGCGATCAGCAGGCGTCCGGAGTGATCCTGGCGTTCGTGGTGGAAGACCTGGACGGTGAGCTGGCCCGACTCCAACGCGAGGGCGTCGTGATCACCCTGCCGCTGCGCGAGGAGGAATGGGGCGAGAGGCTCTTCATGGTCGAGGACCCGAACGGCATCGCCGTCGAACTGGTGCAGTGGAACACGGATTCCGGACCCGAGGCCTGA
- a CDS encoding cysteine hydrolase — protein MDVLPQAADAARSDVAHPVRVHSDDCTLALDSTQIDAGVWHHHLLETALTTTDPAADFPRGTALLLVDFQDWIIERYVSVAGPAAAECAENLHRTFRDRDRLVLHVRHQVQDAPPPTLGRRGDICEAVAVEADEWVTTKTTISAFGVPALHDMLQRARIATIVIAGVVTEAAVQQTAIDALARGYQVVIPTECVASSTPAIKNEALETVAAAGVWIG, from the coding sequence ATGGATGTACTGCCGCAGGCGGCTGATGCCGCCCGCTCCGATGTTGCCCACCCAGTGCGCGTCCACAGTGATGACTGTACACTGGCACTTGACAGCACTCAGATAGATGCCGGTGTCTGGCATCACCACCTGCTGGAGACTGCGTTGACAACAACTGACCCGGCCGCGGACTTCCCGCGCGGCACCGCACTGCTGCTGGTCGATTTCCAGGACTGGATCATCGAGCGCTACGTCTCGGTGGCCGGTCCGGCGGCCGCCGAGTGTGCCGAGAACCTGCACCGCACCTTTCGAGACCGGGACCGGCTGGTCCTCCATGTGCGACATCAGGTGCAGGATGCACCTCCCCCGACGCTGGGGCGCCGGGGGGACATCTGCGAGGCAGTCGCTGTCGAGGCCGACGAATGGGTGACCACCAAGACGACCATCAGCGCGTTCGGAGTCCCAGCACTGCACGACATGCTCCAGCGAGCACGGATCGCCACGATCGTGATCGCCGGCGTGGTGACCGAAGCTGCCGTGCAACAGACGGCGATCGATGCACTCGCGCGGGGCTACCAGGTCGTCATACCGACCGAGTGCGTTGCCAGCTCTACCCCGGCGATCAAGAACGAAGCCCTGGAAACCGTCGCGGCGGCAGGGGTTTGGATCGGGTAG